In Fusarium oxysporum f. sp. lycopersici 4287 chromosome 2, whole genome shotgun sequence, a genomic segment contains:
- a CDS encoding hypothetical protein (At least one base has a quality score < 10), whose protein sequence is MIKIGRPLPPKSNTNPRPSKRRKTTPIHPSHEPHHPSTSPSLTPVVNDIPSSSSPPPSPSKPAKSPKPAPQTFTEVDSLRKQAEPYRLAVAELPIHLLDFSWSRGSNRPLDRNHVAHLCRSFQNGGLARRAEQHYIQVSCSAAAVQKMIINALPDTNQSHIQDRRQYVLSFRNWADFIDERPELMAGQHRIEALKDYVKQTHSDSSDLWWICEFYDKDTLPVELDIKLRVNRRDLTLPDTHGQIWLQLVSAFDRDPTLFSVERNVNKKGIEKSMLDILCLTSEARFPISRLVTLWRSERWRPRVTRWCRTSLGRTTFNISKWYQIAGYRLDDYWFDAFYQVLETLRALPTSTSESIQISDWNVLAGSLKSDTYDAADVHQVFYPKGGGNSNDDSKSSPSAPSTIKPVQKTARRSGFLSSLDKEAYDGLCRHLQQNLTLRFPDVQPLLKIKKEEGEVMAQVIDHVVRWVNTQPADIVDTHENNKPLRRQDLIPAIEGLMVTTHGDDWWARRREDGDVDGADDMASWLDLRSRTLERQVLDYVRSHMTEFRDPSTKHYLDLMPEEHDEHYAERFSTGDLWTGLFHIVQHALGPAFRPVWENSISERVGADNAIHQPRSEMRHRPPASAITRAICSQLGNIPEVKENPALRGVYASNELGAYIDHAVLSWASDRCRKAVENNESDEGHPWSSEALRAIQAAYQGYEGILAGMTSATAISEHDDQQQQQRQLPSLLPPEERISHASNEVLCQQQGAVSSNHHIIIKQPPSSQGFVPINTADRAQRDSGRTRAIAMEEGLLPRMQQQKQQRQKSRHPEQQPLSLPPPPLTDNATTAISSLPPAQGTAMMRSHRHRDGTQGRSFADYSYQPPPQKSYVAAEVGRPLQKLPKGDVGSGRVHQLSATRTLLPNERPSPGQSQTTRAKQQRQRHQDRILSSQPQERSSWMDGPVATSGSKR, encoded by the exons atgATCAAAATTGGTCGCCCTCTGCCTCCCAAATCTAACACGAATCCCCGGCCCTCCAAGCGCCGGAAAACTACACCTATCCACCCTTCTCATGAACCCCATCATCCATCCACTTCTCCCTCCCTTACCCCCGTCGTCAACGAcatcccatcatcatcatcaccaccaccgtcACCATCCAAGCCCGCCAAATCCCCAAAGCCTGCTCCACAAACCTTCACCGAGGTCGATTCCCTGAGGAAACAGGCGGAGCCCTACCGCCTTGCCGTCGCTGAGCTACCCATCCATCTCCTCGACTTCTCCTGGTCTCGCGGCAGTAACAGGCCCCTCGACCGCAACCATGTCGCCCATCTTTGTCGCTCTTTCCAGAATGGTGGCCTCGCACGTCGAGCTGAGCAGCACTACATCCAGGTCTCCTGCAGTGCCGCCGCCGTTCAAAAGATGATCATCAACGCCCTCCCAGATACCAATCAGAGCCATATCCAGGACCGACGTCAATATGTGTTATCGTTTAGAAACTGGGCCGATTTCATTGACGAGAGGCCCGAGCTCATGGCTGGCCAGCATCGCATCGAGGCCTTGAAAGACTACGTGAAACAGACGCATTCTGATTCGAGCGATTTATGGTGGATTTGCGAGTTTTACGACAAAG ACACTCTACCAGTCGAACTTGACATCAAGCTTCGTGTCAATCGCCGTGATCTCACCCTGCCCGACACCCATGGTCAAATCTGGCTACAGCTCGTCTCGGCCTTTGATCGGGATCCCACTTTATTTTCCGTCGAGAGAaatgtcaacaagaagggTATCGAGAAAAGCATGCTGGACATCTTGTGCCTGACAAGTGAAGCTCGCTTTCCCATCAGCCGTCTCGTCACGCTGTGGCGAAGCGAGCGGTGGAGACCTCGGGTTACCCGCTGGTGTCGAACCTCCCTGGGGAGAACCACATTTAACATTTCAAAATGGTATCAGATCGCAGGGTACAGACTGGACGAT TATTGGTTCGATGCGTTCTACCAGGTACTCGAAACTCTGAGGGCACTTCCTACCTCCACCTCCGAGTCCATTCAAATTTCCGATTGGAATGTGCTAGCCGGCAGCCTCAAAAGCGACACCTatgatgctgctgatgttcaCCAGGTCTTTTATCCCAAGGGAGGCGGCAACAGTAACGACGACAGCAAGTCCAGCCCATCGGCCCCTTCCACCATCAAACCGGTCCAAAAGACAGCTCGGCGAAGTGGATTTCTAAGCTCGCTCGACAAGGAAGCCTATGACGGTCTTTgccgccatcttcaacagaACCTCACTCTTCGGTTTCCGGATGTGCAGCCCTTgttgaagatcaagaaggaggaaggcGAGGTCATGGCACAGGTCATCGACCATGTAGTACGTTGGGTAAACACTCAACCCGCAGATATTGTCGATACTCACGAGAACAATAAGCCCTTACGACGACAGGACTTGATACCTGCGATCGAAGGTCTTATGGTAACTACTCACGGGGATGATTGGTGGGCTCGGCGGAGGGAAGACGGCGATGTCGATGGCGCCGACGATATGGCATCCTGGCTCGACCTGCGCTCACGAACGCTGGAAAGGCAGGTCCTCGACTACGTCCGCAGCCATATGACCGAGTTCAGGGATCCCTCGACGAAACACTATCTCGACTTGATGCCAGAAGAACATGATGAGCACTATGCAGAACGCTTCAGTACCGGCGACCTCTGGACAGGCCTATTTCACATAGTCCAACACGCCCTTGGTCCTGCATTTCGTCCGGTGTGGGAGAATTCGATCTCCGAACGCGTCGGCGCAGATAACGCGATTCATCAACCGCGGTCCGAGATGCGCCACAGACCACCGGCCTCAGCCATCACACGAGCTATCTGTAGTCAGCTGGGGAATATTCCCGAAGTGAAGGAGAATCCTGCACTGAGAGGCGTGTATGCCTCGAACGAACTTGGTGCCTACATCGATCATGCTGTTCTCTCATGGGCTTCCGATCGATGCCGCAAAGCAGTGGAAAACAACGAGTCTGATGAAGGACATCCTTGGTCGAGTGAAGCACTCCGCGCAATCCAGGCGGCGTATCAGGGGTACGAGGGGATCCTGGCAGGAATGACATCAGCCACTGCAATTTCCGAACACGATgatcagcagcaacagcagcggCAGTTGCCATCTTTGCTTCCACCAGAAGAGCGTATCAGCCACGCCTCGAATGAAGTGCTCTGTCAACAACAGGGTGCCGTATCATCGAATCaccacatcatcatcaagcaaCCCCCATCGTCGCAGGGGTTTGTTCCGATCAACACGGCAGACAGGGCACAGCGTGACAGCGGGCGCACAAGGGCCATAGCCATGGAAGAAGGCCTATTACCCCGAATGCAGCAACAAAAGCAGCAGCGCCAGAAATCACGGCATCCTGAACAACAGCCACTATCGTTGCCACCGCCGCCGCTCACTGATAATGCGACGACTGCGATATCCTCGTTGCCTCCAGCCCAGGGGACTGCAATGATGAGAAGCCACCGCCACAGAGACGGCACACAGGGGAGAAGTTTCGCAGATTACAGTTACCAGCCACCTCCTCAGAAGTCTTACGTTGCAGCTGAAGTCGGCCGTCCGCTGCAAAAACTACCGAAGGGGGATGTTGGGAGCGGCAGGGTCCACCAATTATCAGCAACCAGGACGTTGTTACCGAACGAGCGGCCAAGCCCTGGCCAATCCCAGACGACTAGGGCGAAGCAACAACGCCAGCGTCACCAGGATCGAATCCTTAGCTCGCAGCCACAAGAGAGATCGTCCTGGATGGATGGTCCTGTAGCGACGTCCGGAAGTAAGCGTTGA
- a CDS encoding hypothetical protein (At least one base has a quality score < 10) produces the protein MSQPAPKRRGRPPRKVPQTEEERLASQRARSQRYYQRQHGQSVDSHRVAVGSQNAEFVYHYQPHPPALPSTTNPVIGLHLEPHLNIPTPLEQDVVAEPTCAGEADTDPTAASTSWNPPVWNHHENSRAARSSLDDTPEDNYNPLFEDSQIQLELISQRQDNTGDGYDAVIDRGEANSPQLEARDEELQDLVDKVQQLLITTPPDSEAIRRDSGDGLAGNTIESPVASGSAFLQGDARSSTPQSQGSARLSRRSDEAQGRSHATASATPSSQLRNTSMLDDWVRRPCTRSSDNSSNGVTSQAYVCNGFLLPSATGVQRFTREHSGFVDRSSATSPSSNSSPRGFGVEWIYHGLYSWNLRRRLEREDYLTTDDVLCGMRLAIELSGRRDVTTLARAIHLGEPQNNSIQLSQAEIEDIRRHDATILSIFRPGIEEGVGHWSLAIYQPARPHFLFCDSLGSRDDCYYSALRDIHDSVLPDSAPASICDVPITRQVNGWTCGVIVVECARRFLTAREQYCSEDLMIEDQSGILDWTQQEPYLSEMQDPDLREVGAISYWIEVISQYLGATTNHSATSIGSRRSSSSDAVTISEPADPALLLFQEWSRPVGCTSRQHEEDHSSQLADATTKRGVSPNCSSLLDIAKRLEGVTGEDGTNGPLPCVLDPAKDLLRSGTRESSSPDAGLTRYGGPCKAAMEGLVEGEQDPPYLCMHSNHSARRLEDDRISSSYDIDSLCSFPTSLGVARLGIQWYTQSHVTLNLVDNVHLSMEIPGTREQDGTVTTQPLHTIPNYCLGRVIGLADTFIWAFFPALFSGKLSDPYSQTCIPKKNFVHWYEEVMLPAIQAVVDDNNILQYIPKTHAIASSDCSAPREALAALAVAEEEEADMEEELDGFTGAKRRDGPAAQPGSRRKHFYVTLQSRYLAALWEEIHSRAALWPEYAGLRLYMAAKNTKLTWMRPTFESALAEWQHHWNSAVDEAYIDPDVTYIDIGRQMTPADTGPHGRVLIWRRCCMDRLWRRRLQWSRIQNRAVSS, from the exons ATGTCCCAACCCGCTCCAAAACGCCGAGGCCGCCCCCCGAGGAAAGTGCCACAAACGGAAGAGGAGCGGCTCGCCTCGCAACGCGCGCGATCACAACGATACTACCAACGACAACACGGACAATCTGTTGATTCCCACCGCGTCGCCGTTGGATCGCAGAATGCGGAGTTTGTGTATCATTACCAACCCCATCCACCTGCTCTACCATCGACTACGAACCCCGTTATTGGCCTCCACCTAGAGCCGCATCTTAACATACCAACACCTTTAGAGCAAGATGTAGTAGCCGAGCCCACTTGTGCGGGTGAGGCGGACACGGACCCAACAGCGGCATCAACGTCGTGGAATCCACCTGTCTGGAACCATCACGAGAATTCACGGGCCGCACGGTCGAGTTTAGATGATACACCCGAAGATAACTACAATCCGTTATTCGAGGACTCCCAAATACAACTCGAGCTTATATCACAACGACAAGACAATACAGGAGATGGCTACGACGCGGTCATTGACAGGGGCGAAGCCAATTCTCCGCAACTCGAAGCTCGAGACGAAGAGCTGCAGGATTTAGTTGACAAGGTCCAGCAGTTGCTCATCACGACGCCGCCAGACAGTGAGGCAATAAGGAGGGATAGTGGCGATGGTCTGGCAGGAA ATACGATCGAATCACCAGTAGCTTCCGGCTCAGCGTTTTTGCAGGGCGATGCGAGATCCTCGACTCCACAATCTCAAGGCTCTGCTCGGTTATCACGTAGATCTGATGAAGCCCAGGGACGAAGCCATGCGACAGCATCTGCAACGCCGTCATCGCAGTTACGAAATACAAGCATGTTGGATGATTGGGTACGGCGGCCTTGTACTCGCTCCTCAGACAACTCTTCCAATGGAGTAACTTCACAAGCTTATGTCTGCAACGGATTTCTTCTACCGTCAGCCACGGGCGTGCAAAGGTTCACGCGGGAACACTCGGGCTTTGTCGATCGTTCTAGTGCCACATCGCCATCCTCTAATTCATCACCAAGAGGGTTTGGAGTAGAATGGATCTATCATGGGCTCTACTCGTGGAACCTCCGCCGTCGGCTGGAACGGGAAGACTACCTTACCACCGATGACGTTCTCTGCGGTATGCGGCTGGCCATTGAGCTGAGCGGCCGGCGGGACGTCACGACGCTCGCACGCGCCATTCATCTTGGTGAGCCTCAGAACAACTCTATCCAGCTGAGCCAGGCCGAGATCGAAGATATAAGACGGCATGACGCCACAATACTGTCGATCTTTCGTCCAGGTATCGAGGAGGGGGTCGGTCACTGGTCACTCGCCATCTATCAGCCAGCACGGCCGCATTTCTTATTCTGCGATTCACTTGGAAGTCGTGATGACTGCTACTATTCTGCGCTCCGAGACATCCACGACTCGGTACTTCCGGACTCTGCGCCCGCATCCATTTGCGATGTGCCGATCACTCGACAAGTAAATGGCTGGACATGCGGTGTCATAGTCGTGGAATGTGCCCGACGATTTCTGACCGCACGAGAGCAGTATTGTAGTGAGGATTTGATGATAGAAGATCAGTCCGGGATACTCGACTGGACACAGCAGGAGCCGTATTTGTCCGAGATGCAAGACCCAGACTTGCGAGAGGTTGGTGCTATATCGTACTGGATCGAGGTGATATCGCAATATTTGGGCGCAACAACAAATCACAGTGCCACCTCCATCGGCAGCAGGAGGAGTAGTAGTAGCGATGCAGTTACCATCTCAGAGCCGGCTGACCCTGCGCTGCTCCTGTTCCAAGAGTGGAGCAGACCGGTAGGATGTACGTCCCGGCAACATGAAGAGGACCACTCCTCCCAGTTGGCGGATGCAACTACAAAGCGAGGCGTCTCTCCAAACTGCTCTTCTCTATTAGATATTGCAAAGAGGTTAGAGGGTGTAACTGGGGAGGATGGCACAAACGGGCCACTACCTTGCGTCCTTGACCCAGCGAAGGATCTCTTAAGGTCCGGCACGCGGGAGTCCTCATCACCGGACGCTGGCCTAACACGCTATGGCGGACCCTGCAAAGCCGCCATGGAAGGCTTGGTAGAGGGTGAACAAGATCCGCCCTATCTCTGCATGCATTCTAACCATAGCGCTCGACGTCTGGAAGATGACAGGATATCGTCGTCCTACGACATCGATAGTCTTTGCAGCTTCCCCACGTCCCTTGGCGTGGCCCGGCTGGGGATTCAGTGGTACACTCAGTCGCATGTCACGCTCAACCTAGTCGATAATGTCCATCTGAGCATGGAAATCCCAGGTACGCGTGAGCAAGATGGCACAGTGACAACCCAGCCTCTCCATACCATCCCCAACTACTGCCTTGGACGTGTCATTGGCCTTGCGGATACGTTCATCTGGGCCTTCTTCCCTGCCCTTTTCTCCGGCAAGCTCTCCGATCCTTACAGCCAGACCTGTATTCCCAAAAAGAACTTCGTGCACTGGTACGAGGAGGTGATGCTGCCCGCCATACAAGCTGTTGTCGATGACAATAACATACTCCAGTATATCCCAAAGACACATGCCATCGCGTCTTCGGACTGCAGTGCGCCTCGGGAAGCGTTAGCAGCTCTGGCGGTggcggaggaagaggaggccgATATGGAAGAAGAACTGGATGGGTTTACCGGAGCGAAAAGACGAGACGGTCCGGCCGCACAGCCGGGGTCACGACGCAAGCACTTCTACGTCACGCTTCAGTCCCGCTACCTCGCAGCTTTATGGGAGGAGATACATTCCAGGGCTGCTCTCTGGCCTGAATATGCAGGGTTGCGACTCTACATGGCTGCTAAGAACACCAAACTGACATGGATGCGGCCCACGTTCGAGTCGGCACTCGCGGAGTGGCAGCACCACTGGAATTCTGCGGTTGACGAGGCGTACATTGATCCGGATGTCACTTACATTGACATCGGCCGCCAGATGACGCCGGCCGATACAGGACCACATGGACGCGTGCTTATCTGGCGCCGTTGCTGCATGGATAGGCTCTGGCGTCGCCGGCTACAGTGGAGCCGGATCCAAAATCGGGCTGTATCATCGTGA
- a CDS encoding hypothetical protein (At least one base has a quality score < 10), giving the protein MGRRPLTEGQKAEKAARRRERERQQRLVARQAKQIEDAETHIVSQSFPETILEDPVVSSMSLHLSIRNDGQPSSRTDPLPIDRQPPLHATRSRRRSPRLASEPPLTIDESIILADGAFHRPDTTARLRAPVRPISEQIPADTICVATPYSANIGYREAAETNEDEETSAAETPDSRTPLQSEQIAATPVSRYEVDHIVSPCSQTRLRVQRYRDRRHATRLQQIFQEATECQDLPFTHELSALSLRDDATPSLSLPADIPDNEPRPSSVPAPESEPEFDIETSVLPLSSSALSNVNLLTEDEEDNRSEASVLEDDAASQPMTPSLTSPSSSRHHSSSSSSQSRGSLLLSRSNSSVWSDLSGLPSDEPEDLILSDFLQAISNQDTAGGPDFLRAQSGVYDRVLRKFFNHQPEFARACRAGKHPHPPGTYRYGLLTTGEAIVFLKVDLDEPETLYYHLAEPGPEVSAHPNNVHICTAVGQYLAFTLMALGSPGERRGNRQEERLKAMKNLKTWAEDFESTLRSIPENERSASSDYSPGHEPTTYKDVNRSPALLRKRTRRTAACQAGEGSLRKDDRQEPSDDESAPRPPDTPTPSGRNTRQGTRRSQRLALLALRPRGGGGGEQGRQYCTQKCLVGMVKGGFLDPKCPNVALHGKSCAPAARARHPVDHKEWLRLLWKQLKQSLDDGIRPLGEGGARGVLFQVTLLVHGYTFVSKGTVRAFIKDLEHEAAVYERLKPIQGVHVPVFLGAIDLGSMNKTYYYDHRAYVVHMTFLSWGGCSIDRAQRIGDTDRPLEDEAIRSLRAMHREGVVHKDVRLANMLFNPETNRVMVIDFERALLLKPPRRPLAQLVPNKRAWKSETMMDAKKVTGDSSRRSQPSQKLFRGYLVGKDGVLGVEC; this is encoded by the exons ATGGGTCGTCGTCCATTAACAGAAGGCCAAAAGGCAGAAAAGGCCGCTCGTAGGCGAGAACGAGAGCGACAGCAGCGTCTGGTAGCCCGCCAGGCTAAACAGATAGAAGATGCCGAGACCCATATAGTCAGCCAATCGTTCCCGGAAACAATCCTGGAGGATCCAGTTGTTTCAAGCATGTCTCTCCATCTTTCCATCC GTAATGATGGCCAGCCGTCTAGCCGAACCGACCCACTCCCAATTGACAGACAGCCGCCGTTGCACGCCACTCGCTCGCGTCGCCGAAGCCCACGTCTCGCTAGTGAACCGCCCTTGACGATTGACGAATCAATCATCTTAGCGGATGGGGCATTTCACAGACCGGATACAACCGCGCGACTGCGAGCACCCGTGCGACCGATTAGCGAACAAATACCTGCCGATACAATCTGTGTTGCGACGCCATACTCTGCAAACATAGGCTACCGGGAAGCAGCCGAAACTaacgaggatgaagagaccTCTGCAGCGGAAACCCCAGACTCTAGGACACCTTTGCAAAGTGAACAAATAGCTGCGACGCCCGTCAGCCGTTACGAGGTAGACCATATCGTATCACCCTGCTCGCAGACACGTCTCCGTGTCCAACGATACCGCGATCGACGGCATGCTACAAGATTACAACAAATCTTCCAAGAAGCTACAGAATGTCAAGATCTACCATTCACTCATGAGCTCTCTGCTTTGAGCCTTCGAGACGATGCGACACCGTCCTTGTCCCTGCCTGCTGATATACCGGACAACGAGCCCAGACCCTCGTCGGTGCCGGCACCTGAGTCTGAGCCGGAGTTTGATATCGAAACAAGCGTCCTACCCTTGTCATCTTCAGCCCTGTCTAATGTTAATCTCTTaacagaagacgaagaggataACAGGTCCGAGGCCTCCGTATTGGAGGATGATGCCGCATCACAACCGATGACACCATCGTTAACATCACCTAGCTCTAGTCGACACCATagctcctcatcatcatcccaaTCGAGAGGTAGCCTTCTTTTGTCGAGGTCGAACTCATCTGTGTGGTCGGATCTATCTGGATTACCCTCGGATGAGCCCGAGGATTTGATCCTTAGCGATTTCCTCCAGGCGATTTCCAACCAGGATACGGCTGGCGGTCCTGATTTCTTACGTGCACAAAGCGGCGTTTATGATCGTGTGCTCCGAAAATTCTTTAACCACCA GCCCGAGTTCGCACGAGCGTGCCGAGCCGGAAAACACCCACACCCTCCAGGAACATACCGGTATGGTCTTCTTACTACTGGCGAGGCCATCGTGTTTCTCAAGGTTGACTTGGACGAACCTGAGACGCTGTACTATCACCTAGCAGAGCCTGGTCCGGAGGTGTCGGCACATCCAAACAACGTCCATATATGCACGGCTGTCGGTCAATATCTGGCGTTCACCCTTATGGCTCTCGGTTCGCCTGGAGAACGACGGGGGAATAGGCAGGAGGAACGTCTAAAAGCCatgaagaacttgaagacGTGGGCTGAGGACTTCGAATCGACATTGCGTTCTATCCCAGAAAATGAACGATCGGCGTCATCAGACTACTCACCTGGCCATGAACCTACCACCTACAAGGATGTCAATCGGTCGCCGGCCTTGCTTCGCAAGAGGACACGTCGAACAGCCGCGTGCCAGGCTGGCGAGGGGTCGTTGAGGAAGGACGACAGGCAGGAACCATCTGATGACGAGTCGGCGCCCAGGCCACCGGACACGCCTACGCCAAGCGGACGAAACACAAGACAAGGAACTAGGCGGAGCCAGCGACTAGCGTTACTGGCGTTACGGCCGcgcggaggaggaggcggcgaGCAGGGTCGGCAGTACTGTACGCAGAAATGTCTTGTCGGGATGGTCAAGGGTGGTTTTCTCGACCCAAAGTGCCCGAACGTGGCACTTCACGGCAAGAGCTGTGCTCCCGCCGCCCGCGCACGTCATCCTGTCGATCACAAGGAGTGGCTTCGCCTACTCTGGAAGCAGCTGAAACAGTCGCTCGACGACGGGATCAGGCCACTGGGGGAGGGTGGTGCGCGGGGTGTGCTTTTCCAAGTGACCCTACTTGTGCATGGCTACACATTTGTCAGCAAGGGCACGGTGCGGGCTTTCATCAAAGATCTCGAGCACGAGGCTGCTGTCTACGAGCGTCTCAAACCAATCCAAGGCGTCCACGTGCCTGTTTTCCTGGGTGCCATTGACCTTGGATCGATGAACAAGACTTACTACTATGACCACCGGGCCTACGTAGTGCACATGACATTTCTGTCCTGGGGAGGCTGCAGCATCGACAGAGCACAGAGAATTGGCGACACGGACAGGCCGCTCGAAGACGAGGCCATTCGGTCGTTGAGAGCCATGCATCGAGAGGGCGTGGTCCACAAAGATGTGCGACTTGCAAACATGTTATTCAATCCTGAGACAAACAGGGTTATGGTGATCGACTTTGAACGGGCTTTGCTCCTCAAGCCGCCTCGGCGTCCGTTGGCGCAGCTGGTGCCAAACAAGCGAGCGTGGAAGTCGGAGACGATGATGGATGCCAAGAAGGTGACTGGCGATTCAAGCAGGCGAAGTCAGCCAAGTCAAAAGCTTTTCAGAGGATATTTGGTTGGCAAAGACGGCGTTCTTGGAGTGGAATGCTGA